In the Kribbella sp. NBC_00482 genome, one interval contains:
- a CDS encoding glutamate-cysteine ligase family protein, whose amino-acid sequence MEARELHPVVAGLFARGLRRTVRVAIEQEYVVAAADGGVVPIEEVRRVAEGSLAAPYVTFEPGGQLELSLPPSLDPIGDLRSLTADLRRRLAGITLQAIPVDPRQDVPLQLTSARYVAMQRHFDRIGPAGRRMMRRTASTQICLDWWPGRAGLEQWRVLNLAGPFLAARFNRSDRLATWLAVDPARTAFNDRLLLDEDPVASYAAFAAAATVFVDGPAGHLSTLFPPVRPRGTYLEVRFLDALEPDAVERAVAVLEQLMYDDIRRRDVLRALEGSSSAELWRAAAAGVLDQEVAA is encoded by the coding sequence ATGGAGGCCAGAGAACTGCACCCGGTGGTGGCCGGTCTGTTCGCGCGGGGGCTGCGGCGGACGGTCCGGGTCGCGATCGAGCAGGAGTACGTCGTCGCCGCGGCCGATGGCGGCGTCGTACCGATCGAGGAGGTGCGGCGGGTAGCGGAGGGATCGCTCGCGGCGCCGTACGTCACCTTCGAGCCCGGCGGCCAACTCGAACTGAGCCTGCCGCCGTCGCTCGATCCGATCGGCGACCTGCGTTCGCTGACCGCCGACCTCCGGCGCCGGCTGGCCGGGATCACGCTGCAGGCGATCCCGGTCGACCCGCGGCAGGACGTGCCGTTGCAGTTGACCTCGGCGCGGTACGTCGCGATGCAGCGGCACTTCGACCGCATCGGGCCGGCCGGTCGACGGATGATGCGCCGTACCGCGTCCACCCAGATCTGTTTGGACTGGTGGCCGGGGCGGGCCGGCCTCGAGCAGTGGCGGGTGCTCAACCTCGCCGGGCCGTTCCTCGCGGCACGGTTCAATCGCAGCGACCGGTTGGCGACCTGGTTGGCGGTCGACCCGGCGCGTACCGCCTTCAACGACAGACTCCTGCTTGACGAGGATCCGGTCGCGTCGTACGCCGCCTTCGCCGCGGCTGCCACGGTCTTCGTCGACGGTCCGGCTGGGCATCTGAGCACGTTGTTCCCACCGGTCCGCCCGCGCGGGACGTACCTCGAGGTGCGCTTCCTCGACGCTCTTGAACCAGATGCAGTCGAGCGCGCGGTCGCCGTACTCGAGCAGCTCATGTACGACGACATACGCCGACGCGACGTGCTGCGGGCGCTCGAAGGGTCTTCTTCGGCAGAACTGTGGCGTGCGGCGGCGGCCGGCGTACTGGATCAGGAGGTGGCGGCATGA
- a CDS encoding MarR family winged helix-turn-helix transcriptional regulator produces MSRPQVPRLDRKPLIALVERAARALQSDMVRRAHADGHTEVKMAHNSVFGTLHAEGARAADMAARAGITRQSMGEVIRDMVALDLLEMRSDPNDGRAKVVTYSEHGLDVAGHGFGYLGELERRFAEEFGEEEYAVARDVLDRLIDVLDRFAADQASSSAGGSVG; encoded by the coding sequence ATGTCAAGGCCTCAGGTCCCACGACTTGATCGGAAGCCGCTGATCGCGCTGGTCGAGCGCGCCGCCCGCGCGCTGCAGTCCGACATGGTCCGCCGGGCGCACGCCGACGGGCACACCGAGGTGAAGATGGCCCACAACTCGGTCTTCGGCACACTGCACGCCGAGGGGGCGCGCGCCGCAGACATGGCGGCCCGGGCCGGGATCACCCGGCAATCGATGGGCGAGGTGATCCGCGACATGGTCGCGCTCGACCTGCTGGAGATGCGGTCCGATCCGAACGACGGCCGGGCCAAGGTGGTGACGTACTCCGAGCATGGACTGGACGTGGCCGGCCACGGCTTCGGCTACTTGGGCGAGCTGGAGCGCCGCTTCGCCGAAGAGTTCGGCGAGGAGGAGTACGCCGTCGCCCGCGACGTGCTCGATCGGCTCATCGACGTACTCGACCGGTTCGCGGCCGATCAGGCCTCGTCGTCGGCCGGTGGCAGCGTCGGGTAG
- a CDS encoding ArsR/SmtB family transcription factor, translated as MSINRSVPDYELADTVELTTAEQVRAISDPLRTTLLGLLHERAATVTELATAVGRPKSTVAHHVKVLADAGILQVVRTRRVRAIEERFYGRAARMFFVGLGRQGDQGQLPHDFNDFEVAAEESKPAYDAGQMRSFIRHARIPEERAAEFWQQVDALIHTFDQLPRAGDTTYGFTVGLYPIGDYPTLPPADDEA; from the coding sequence ATGTCGATCAACCGTTCGGTCCCCGACTACGAGCTCGCGGACACCGTCGAGCTGACCACCGCGGAGCAGGTGCGGGCGATCAGCGATCCGCTCCGGACGACGCTTCTCGGGCTGCTGCACGAGCGCGCGGCGACGGTGACGGAGCTGGCCACCGCGGTCGGGCGGCCGAAGAGCACGGTCGCGCACCACGTGAAGGTGCTCGCCGACGCGGGCATCCTGCAGGTGGTCCGGACCCGGCGCGTGCGGGCGATCGAGGAGCGGTTCTACGGGCGCGCCGCGCGGATGTTCTTCGTCGGGCTCGGCCGGCAGGGCGATCAGGGCCAACTGCCCCACGACTTCAACGATTTCGAGGTCGCGGCCGAGGAGTCGAAACCGGCGTACGACGCGGGTCAGATGCGCTCGTTCATCCGGCACGCCCGCATCCCCGAGGAGCGTGCCGCGGAGTTCTGGCAGCAGGTCGACGCGCTGATCCACACGTTCGACCAACTCCCCCGCGCCGGCGACACGACGTACGGCTTCACGGTCGGTCTCTACCCGATCGGCGACTACCCGACGCTGCCACCGGCCGACGACGAGGCCTGA
- a CDS encoding dienelactone hydrolase family protein encodes MAEVVLYHHSQGLTDGVKAFADALRQAGHTVHTPDLYEGNTYATLDEGMDYARTTGFGVIAERGVQAAQSLPESVVYAGFSLGVVPAQQLAQTRPGATGALFYYSCLPVEEFGAWPAGVPVQVHGMDEDPFFTEEGGDLDAAKALVAAVAGAELFLYPGKEHLFADSSLPGYDEAAAKLVLERTLAFLG; translated from the coding sequence ATGGCCGAGGTCGTGCTGTACCACCACTCACAGGGGCTGACCGACGGGGTGAAGGCGTTCGCCGACGCGCTCCGGCAGGCGGGCCACACCGTCCACACGCCGGACCTGTACGAAGGCAACACCTACGCGACGCTCGACGAAGGGATGGACTACGCGAGGACCACCGGCTTCGGCGTCATCGCGGAGCGCGGCGTCCAGGCAGCGCAGAGCCTGCCTGAGAGCGTGGTGTACGCCGGGTTCTCGCTCGGCGTGGTGCCTGCTCAGCAGTTGGCGCAAACTCGTCCGGGCGCCACCGGAGCGTTGTTCTACTACTCCTGCCTGCCGGTGGAGGAGTTCGGCGCCTGGCCGGCCGGTGTACCGGTGCAGGTGCACGGCATGGACGAGGACCCGTTCTTCACCGAGGAAGGCGGCGACCTCGACGCTGCCAAGGCCCTGGTCGCCGCCGTCGCCGGTGCCGAACTGTTCCTCTACCCAGGCAAGGAGCACCTGTTCGCCGACTCATCCCTCCCGGGTTACGACGAGGCCGCCGCCAAGCTCGTCCTGGAGCGCACCCTCGCCTTCCTCGGCTGA
- a CDS encoding MFS transporter — MSATPTDLGEAPPAPVRTGAVVPVLASAGITVALMQTLVIPLVPELPRLLNASAAGTAWAITATLLAAAVATPIMGRLGDMYGKRRMLLISIGMLIAGSVVAALSSSLVPMIAGRALQGLAAGVIPLGISIMRDELPAEKLGTATAQMSASLGVGGALGLPTAALLAENFNWHTLFWLSAALGAIVFVLVVRFVPESAVRSGGRFDVPGGLGLSIGLISLLLAISQGADWGWTGGRTLGLFALAVVALLTWGWWERRTSEPLVDLRTTVRPQVLLTNLASMVFGFAMFAMSLVLPQLLQMPKATGFGLGQSMLASGLVMGPSGLVMLVAAPFSAKISKTRGPKVTLMLGALVVAAGYGVGSVLMSSVWQLVLVSLLIGAGIGLAYGAMPALIMSAVPVSETAAANSFNTLMRSIGTSVSSAVAGVILANLTISLGGYTLPSQSAFRVVLLIGAGAALTALAIASFIPRSPSQVSAEEGEGALQDELGGGLVVTREG; from the coding sequence ATGTCAGCTACCCCCACCGACCTGGGCGAGGCGCCGCCGGCGCCTGTACGCACCGGCGCCGTCGTCCCGGTGCTCGCCTCGGCCGGTATCACGGTCGCGCTGATGCAGACCCTGGTGATCCCGCTCGTCCCCGAGCTGCCGCGACTGCTGAACGCCTCGGCCGCCGGCACCGCCTGGGCGATCACCGCCACGCTGCTCGCGGCCGCGGTAGCGACCCCGATCATGGGCCGCCTCGGCGACATGTACGGCAAGCGCCGGATGCTGCTGATCAGCATCGGCATGCTGATCGCGGGCTCGGTCGTCGCCGCACTCAGCAGTTCGCTCGTGCCGATGATCGCGGGCCGCGCGCTGCAGGGCCTGGCCGCGGGCGTGATTCCGCTCGGCATCAGCATCATGCGCGACGAACTGCCGGCCGAGAAGCTCGGTACGGCGACCGCGCAGATGAGCGCCTCGCTCGGCGTCGGCGGCGCGCTCGGCCTGCCCACGGCGGCCCTGCTCGCCGAGAACTTCAACTGGCACACGTTGTTCTGGCTGTCGGCGGCTCTCGGCGCGATCGTGTTCGTGCTGGTCGTGCGGTTCGTCCCCGAGTCGGCGGTGCGCTCCGGCGGCCGCTTCGACGTACCAGGCGGACTCGGGCTGTCGATCGGCCTTATTTCATTGCTGCTGGCAATCTCTCAGGGCGCCGACTGGGGCTGGACCGGCGGGCGGACGCTCGGCCTGTTCGCGCTCGCGGTGGTCGCGTTGCTCACCTGGGGCTGGTGGGAGCGTCGTACCAGCGAGCCGCTCGTCGACCTGCGCACGACCGTCCGCCCGCAGGTGCTGCTGACCAACCTGGCGTCGATGGTGTTCGGCTTCGCGATGTTCGCGATGTCGCTGGTGCTGCCGCAGTTGCTGCAGATGCCGAAGGCAACCGGTTTCGGGCTCGGCCAGTCGATGCTCGCATCCGGTCTGGTGATGGGCCCGTCCGGTCTGGTCATGCTGGTCGCCGCACCGTTCTCGGCGAAGATCTCGAAGACCCGCGGCCCGAAGGTCACGCTGATGCTCGGCGCGCTCGTGGTCGCGGCCGGGTACGGCGTGGGCAGTGTGCTGATGAGCTCGGTCTGGCAGCTCGTCCTCGTGTCGCTGCTGATCGGCGCAGGCATCGGCCTGGCGTACGGCGCGATGCCCGCGCTGATCATGAGCGCGGTACCGGTCTCGGAGACGGCGGCGGCGAACAGCTTCAACACCTTGATGCGGTCGATCGGCACCTCGGTGTCCAGCGCGGTCGCCGGCGTGATCCTCGCGAACCTCACGATCAGCCTCGGCGGCTACACCCTGCCCTCGCAGAGTGCCTTCCGGGTCGTCCTACTGATCGGCGCCGGCGCGGCGTTGACCGCACTGGCCATCGCCTCCTTCATCCCCCGTTCCCCCTCACAGGTTTCAGCCGAGGAAGGCGAGGGTGCGCTCCAGGACGAGCTTGGCGGCGGCCTCGTCGTAACCCGGGAGGGATGA
- a CDS encoding cytochrome P450, translating into MTDSDEIVDYPIPPVDAIQPPPEWERMRQQCPVAHVRLPSGDQATLLTRYDDVKQVLADPRFTRTADDAARVSDSESGGVFNSEMANSLPQSGDAHQRWRRRITKWFTAKRMIALRPGIEAMADRLVDEMIKQGKPADLKASLGFPLPVWVICDLLGVPESDRDRFAYWSDTLLNLTRYEQAEIDAAQAEFVAYMAGHIAAKREAPGEDLLSELITGTDTAGERMTDRMLVSTGMGLLVAGHETTANMIGKMMAMLLADRRHWEALLADPALVRTAVEETLRSDANPGFGMIRYLSEDVEVSGGVLPAGTTAVCSMGSANRDESVFAGAAELDLSRSPNVHLSFGAGPHSCIGQPLARLELQVTLEVLLRRLPTLELAVAAADLRPVEGLAVGGLREVPVKW; encoded by the coding sequence GTGACGGACAGCGACGAGATCGTGGACTACCCGATCCCGCCGGTCGATGCGATCCAGCCGCCGCCGGAGTGGGAGCGCATGCGGCAGCAGTGCCCGGTCGCCCACGTCCGGCTGCCCAGCGGCGACCAGGCCACGCTTCTGACCCGGTACGACGACGTGAAGCAGGTGCTGGCCGACCCGCGGTTCACCCGTACCGCTGATGACGCGGCGCGGGTCAGCGACAGCGAGTCCGGCGGCGTGTTCAACAGTGAGATGGCGAATTCGCTGCCGCAGTCCGGTGACGCGCACCAGCGCTGGCGGCGGCGGATCACCAAGTGGTTCACGGCCAAGCGGATGATCGCGCTCCGCCCTGGTATCGAGGCGATGGCCGACCGGCTGGTCGACGAGATGATCAAGCAGGGCAAGCCTGCCGATCTCAAGGCGAGCTTGGGCTTCCCGCTGCCGGTCTGGGTGATCTGCGACCTGCTCGGTGTCCCCGAGTCCGACCGCGACCGGTTCGCCTACTGGTCCGACACGTTGCTGAACCTGACCCGCTACGAGCAGGCCGAGATCGACGCCGCGCAGGCGGAGTTCGTCGCCTACATGGCCGGTCACATCGCCGCCAAGCGCGAGGCTCCGGGCGAGGACCTGCTCAGTGAGCTGATCACCGGCACGGACACCGCAGGGGAGCGGATGACCGACCGGATGCTCGTCTCCACCGGTATGGGCCTGCTGGTCGCCGGCCACGAGACCACGGCCAACATGATCGGCAAGATGATGGCGATGCTGCTCGCCGACCGTCGTCACTGGGAGGCGTTGCTCGCCGATCCAGCCCTGGTCCGGACCGCCGTCGAGGAGACGTTGCGGTCCGACGCGAATCCCGGTTTCGGCATGATCCGGTACCTGTCCGAGGACGTCGAGGTGTCCGGCGGCGTACTGCCCGCGGGGACGACCGCGGTCTGCAGCATGGGCTCGGCGAACCGGGACGAGAGCGTGTTCGCCGGCGCGGCCGAGCTGGACCTGAGCCGCAGCCCGAACGTGCACCTGTCCTTCGGGGCAGGTCCGCATTCCTGTATCGGGCAACCACTCGCGCGGTTGGAGCTGCAGGTCACGCTCGAGGTGCTGCTCCGCCGTCTCCCGACGCTGGAGCTGGCCGTCGCGGCGGCAGACTTACGTCCGGTTGAGGGACTCGCAGTCGGCGGGCTCCGGGAAGTACCGGTGAAGTGGTGA
- a CDS encoding TetR/AcrR family transcriptional regulator — protein sequence MMMAKDVRAVRVNATRELILTTAERMFAERGVHEVSNRQISEAAGQGNNTAVGYHFGTKVDLVRAIVRKHSEPIEERRKELLAELGPTPDVRDWVTVLVRSATDHMGSLGTPCWLARFSAQLMNDPSLRQIQIEESLTSPTLQQLLEGLNVCLVDLPVPVRIERNDMARHLIIQMTAEFERALAEGTPTARATWQEMADGLIDGIVGLWTAPVTA from the coding sequence ATGATGATGGCCAAGGACGTACGAGCGGTCCGGGTGAACGCGACCCGTGAGCTGATCCTGACCACGGCGGAGCGGATGTTCGCCGAGCGCGGTGTGCACGAGGTGTCGAACCGGCAGATCAGCGAAGCGGCCGGTCAGGGCAACAACACGGCCGTCGGCTACCACTTCGGCACCAAGGTGGATCTGGTACGGGCGATCGTGCGCAAGCACTCCGAGCCGATCGAGGAGCGGCGCAAGGAGCTGCTGGCCGAACTCGGGCCGACGCCGGACGTGCGGGACTGGGTGACGGTTCTGGTGCGGTCCGCCACCGATCACATGGGCAGCCTCGGTACGCCGTGCTGGCTGGCCCGGTTCAGCGCCCAGCTGATGAACGATCCGTCGCTGCGGCAGATCCAGATCGAGGAGTCGCTCACCTCACCGACACTGCAGCAGCTCCTGGAAGGCCTCAACGTCTGTCTGGTCGACCTTCCGGTGCCGGTCAGGATCGAACGCAACGACATGGCGCGGCACTTGATCATCCAGATGACCGCCGAGTTCGAACGTGCGCTGGCCGAGGGCACGCCGACCGCGCGAGCGACCTGGCAGGAGATGGCCGACGGGCTCATCGACGGCATCGTCGGTCTGTGGACCGCTCCGGTGACTGCATGA